The Pelagicoccus enzymogenes DNA segment GATGGCGACCTTGAGGGCTTCGCCGCTGGTATCGACGGCGATTTTTGCTCCGCCGCGTTTGATGAGGGCGATGATTTCCGCGAAGAAATCGGGGCTGACTCCGGCGGGCAGGCTACCGGCGAGGACGAACCAGCGGTCGGGCCTGATGAGTTGGGCGAGCTTCTTTTCGAATTGGTTGAACTCGTGGGCGGAGGGCTGGAGTCCGGGGAAATTGATGTCGGTGGTTTGGCGGGTGGCGGCGTCGACGATTTTGATGCCGGTGCGGGTTTCGCCGGGGATCCAGACGAATGCGTCGCTGATGGCTTTGCTTTTGAAGAGTTCGTTGAAGACGCGTGGGTTTTCCTTGCCGAGGAAGCCGGTGGCGGTGGAGGCGATGCCGAATCCGGCGAGCATGGAGGAAACGTTTACTCCCTTGCCGCCGGCTTGGCGGTAGTGGCGCTCGGTGCGGTTGACCTGGCCCGGCTCGAAGCGATCGATGAAGACTGTCTGGTCGATGGCGGGGTTGAGCGTGATGGTGACGATGTCGTTTTGCGTGTTCATGGCGGGCTGGGCTTAGTGGCTGGGGCGGAGGGCGCGGACGGCGCGGGCGTCGCGTTGGTGGAGGGCTTTTTCGGCGAGGGCGGAAAGCGTTTCCAGTTTCTCGTGGCGGAGCAGGGCTTTGACCTGCGGGACGATGGCGGGCGGCATACTGAGCTCGTCGATGCCGAGGCCGGTGAGGATGAGAGCGCCGAGGG contains these protein-coding regions:
- the pfkB gene encoding 1-phosphofructokinase, which encodes MNTQNDIVTITLNPAIDQTVFIDRFEPGQVNRTERHYRQAGGKGVNVSSMLAGFGIASTATGFLGKENPRVFNELFKSKAISDAFVWIPGETRTGIKIVDAATRQTTDINFPGLQPSAHEFNQFEKKLAQLIRPDRWFVLAGSLPAGVSPDFFAEIIALIKRGGAKIAVDTSGEALKVAIENGADLIKPNEHELAEYLGHDLPDFASRVVAATQLQKEKVPHVILSLGSEGALFFSPEKALMASAPPVKVVSTVGAGDSLLAGYLAGLATGRNATDRARLASVFAWCALEDVRRQLPAAEIIEKRLPQISVQPLSVLQA